The [Clostridium] colinum genome includes the window ACTATTACTTTTTTACCTATATCTTCTATAGTAAACTTTTGTATTAAAGAATAAAACTTGTCTTTTTGTATAGTACCATCTAATATACTAACTTTTACATAGTCTTTTTCTTCTATAACTTCAACTATTTCACCTATAACTACACCTATTTTACTAGGATTATTACGTTCTTTAAATAAATTTGCTATGTAGTTAATATCACTCATATTAAAGCCTTTCTAGTTCAATATTTGTTTTATGTATACCACTTTCAATAGTATGATTACTTGATATAATATTAAATTTACCATTAATATTTATCTCTTTATTATTAATATTTAATACTCTACCTGCTTTTATAGTTATATCTCCTAAAAGCTCTAAAGATAAGGTTTCTTTAATTTTATTTAGCTCTTTTAACCTGTTATTAGCTATATTTGTAGCTTGATTTTTATCTTTTTGGTCCACACTTTCAATATGATGTAATAGCCCATATTTTTCTATATTTTTATTATCCTCTTTTGTAGCTATAACTCTTGCCTCTTTTTCATTTTGAGTAATTATAGTTACTTTATTTTTTAAATTTGCTATGCTATAACCTTTAGAAAAGTTTTGTCCTATTTCATCTAATACCTTTATACTTGCTACATTTACTGCCATTTTATAAGTTGGGTTTATAATTTTTGTACCTCTTTCAAATATATATAGCTTATCTTTTAAAACTTCTTTATAATATATTTTTCCTGTTTCTTTACTACATTGTTGTAGTATATCATCTATTATTTCTGCTATTGTATTTTCAAAATAAATATGATTTATATTAGTATTTAAAGTAGGAATTTCTCCTACATTTATACCTTGTTCACTACATATACTAGATATAGCTATTCTACCATTTATATTATTAAATTGTTTTATTACCTTTGATTTATTAAGATAAAAAGCAAAGTCAAAAGCGGTAAAACTTTCTTCAAATATGCCATTAATATTTTTATCAGTAATAATGCCTTGAAATAATGTTTTACCATTTTTACATAATAAAATTTTATCTCCACAGTCTATGAAAAATTTAATATATGCATTGTCTTTAGGTATAGAAAAATCTAATTGTACACCTAAAGTGTCAATACTATCACACCAAGTTATATTACCTACAAAGTCAGATATATTTATTTTTTCACTATTTTTTAATATAAAAAATGTAAAAATAATACCACCTACTTTTTAATTTTAGGAAATCTATATTCTTTTAAATCTAAAGAATACTGTATATCTCCTACTTTATCTACATAACAATTAAAACTTTCTACAGTATAAGCCATATTTGATATTTCTATGTTGTCATTATCAAGTAATATCATACGTACAGGCATTTTATTACTAGCATACTTATTAAAAAATGCTACATATATCCAACCGTCTTCTTTTGCTTTAGGTCTAATAAACCTATATTTTTTAGTAGGGAAAAAACAAGAAAAAGACACTGTTCTAAGTGATTTAATGCCTATTAAATTTAATTCTCCATTAATACTTTCAAATGTAGAGTTTTTATAACTTTGTGATAGTTCTGGCATATTCTCAGGTATTATAGGCAATGTTAATACTTGTTCATTATTGTTTGCACTAAATATAATATCCATAAAACCAACCTTTCCAATATAAAAAGGCTACTATTTTAATAATAGTAACCTAAATTTATAATTTTTTAATATTGACAGTATAAAAAATAAGTTTTATAATTATAATATAACTAGAATGCTTAAGCATTTAGTAAAAAAGGAGCAACTGTTTCAGTTGTTGCCCTGTTATTGTTACTATATAAAAAATAGAACAACCTAAAGGTCTGCCAACTTTTTTAGGTTGTTTTTTTGTTATTAATATACTACTACTGTATTATTTATAACAAGTAATGCTATTATACTAATAAAAAGTAAGAATCTAATTATTTTCATAGCATCACCCCCTTATGTAAGGGGCAACAACCTACTACAGTTACTCCGACACAAAGTGTCAAAATAATTATATCATAAATATTTAAATATTTTCAATAGCTAATTTTAATTTATGTGAAAAAGCACTTATAATATCATCAACATTATTAGGATTATATACATTTACCGTAATATTTATATTGTTACTGTTATTTTTATCAAGTAACTTTTGTGATTTATCAGGGGGTATAACTTTAGTACCATTAGGAAGGTCAAGGATTTCTCCTCTACCACCTTCATTAATCATAGCAGGCCCGCCTCTATGATAACTTGTACCTGTTGCATAGTTTGGCATTTTTAAAGGTATAGTAGGAATATCAAAGCCGTACGATTTACCACCTATAATAGGTACCCAGTCAGGTACATTTATTTTCAAACCATTAATTTTCTCTATTACCCCGTTTATTCCTTTTGCAAAAAAATTAAATACCCCTTGAAAAATTTGTTTAATAAAGTTTCCTGCTGTTGAGCACCCATTTTTTAATGATTCCCAAAATTTTATGGCATATTCTTTAAGTTCCAAAAATTTTTGTTTAATTTCATCTATCTTTATTTGTAATTTATCCCAATTTTTAATAAGTATCATTACTAAAACTATAATAGCTGTAATAACAATTCCCATAAAATTTGCTTTACTTATAGTATTAAATAGTTTTTGTGCTCCAGTTAAAAGGTTTACTTTTTTAGTTAAAATAGATACTACGGTTGATAAAAATATTTTGGCTTTAGCAACACCCATAGTTAATGCTTGCCATTTAGCAAAAAATAATGATTTTGTAGCTATAATACTATTCCAAATTACTGTTTTCTTTTGCCAAAGTGTTAATATAGATAAACTTATTATAATACCTTGTATTGCAGGTATTATAAGCCTATTTATTATTTCACTATGTTCCTTCAAAAATTTATTTACTTTATTCCAATTTAAAATAAGTGCTACAATAGCACCAACAATAACGCCTATAACAAGTACCCAAGGGTTAGACCAAGCAGTTTTGTTAAATATTTTAGCAACAGTATTTACTATAGCTTGTTTTTTAGCCATTAAATCAAGTGCTATACTTGTTATATTAGATACTATACCCCAAGTTTTAACACCAGCTACTATACCTCCTACTATAGGCAATATCCAATTTAAGCTATCTAAAAAGCCTAAAACAAGATTAATAGCAGTTGGTATAAAATCTATTACATTTTTAAATATATTACCTAGCTTTTCTTTTATATTGTCAATAGTACCGTCCGCTTTCCACTCTGCAAACTTTTCTTTAACAATATCTACTAAGCCTCCAATATATTCAAAAACATCTTTTGCCCTAGCTAAAAAGCTATCAAATTTAGCCGATATTTTTTCAATAGTACCGTCTTGTTGCCATTGTATCATTTTATTAGCAACTTTTTCTACTATTCCTCTAAAACTATCAAGTAAAGACCCTGTACGAACCATACCATCGTCTGTTACACCTACTATTTTAGCCATTGAGTTTTTAAAAACTCCTGTAACAGTAGACCACATACCCTTTGTAGTTTTAGAAAGACTTTCTGCACCACCTTTATATCGTTTTTCCATTTCAGTAAATAAAAGTTCTGTTAATGCTAGTTGGTCCATTACTTGGCCTTTATTATTAAATACATTTCCAGATGTATCTAAATCTTCTAAAGTTTTTTTAGAAAGGCCAAATTCTTTTAGTCTTTCAAACTCTCCACTAGCTACTGCATCAATAACTGCCTCAACAGCTTGTATCATATCTTTAGATGTAGCCCCTGCCATATCTGCCGTTATACTAAGCCATTTTTTAGCCGATAGCCCCATACTTTCAAATTTAGCAGTAGCTTCTATTATCTGTCCAGTTTCAAATGGTGTTTTATTAGCAAAAGAAATTGCATCACGCATTAGTTGACTAGCTTTTTGTGTGTCTTTTGTAGCAGTTATCAATTGTACTTTGTAGGTTTCATAATCCATACCTTCAAAGATGCCTGCCCCTAAGCTAGCCACACCTAAAGTTCCACCTAAAAAACTAAACTTTTTTAACATATCCATACCTTTTTGTAAACCACGATAAGATATGCTAGCTAAAGACTTTGTTATATCTGTTGCTAATTGCTTAAAGTTCTTTTTTATTCTTTTTAAATCTTTAGCTATACTATTTTCAGCTTTTTTTACCATTTTTTTAAATTTTTCGTGATTTTTCGAAGTCGTGTCTGTAAAATCTTTCACGGTTGCTTTAGCATCTTTTAAAGGTTTAGAAAAGTTATCTTTTAATCTTAAAACTGTTTGTATAACTCTAGACTTGCCCATAAAACACCTCCTTTCTTAAAATTTTTATACTATTTATTATTATCTACTCCCCATTTTTTAGCCTCTAATTCTAATTCTCTTATCATCGTTTGCTTAAAAAATATTTTTTCTACAAAAGATAGATTTAATAAATAATCTAACTGATGACCCTTTGCAACAAAGTAACTATACATTGCAAATTCGCCATCAGTTTCAATTAGTTTTTTATTTCATCATCAACAGACGTTTGTGTCTTATCCGTCATACCGTGTAGGTCCATAATATGTGTGTATATTTTTTCCATTTCATCAAAATCAAACAACTCTCCTACAACTTCATAAGGTGTAGGTACGTTTAACTGCTCTTTTAAATTTCTTTCTTGTAATATAGGCACACTTTTATATATAGTTTCACACATCATATCATAACTAGATGTTGCTTCTGCATCATTATCTTTATACTTGTCAATTATTTCTAATATCTTTCTAGTTTTTATTTTTACTATTGGTATGCTACTATTAAGACTATCTATATCTAGTGTAGATAACCCCATTTTGTCTTGCCTACTTTTTCTATCTAATAAAGTTTCTAGTGTTAATTTTTTAAAATCTCCCATAAATTACCTCCTAAATACTATCAATTAAGTTATAATCTTCAAAGCTAAAAGGTACTTCCTCTTCCATTTTAGTTTTTACCTCAAAATTGAGTAACATAAATTCACTAAATGTTACATCTAATATTTCAACTCTTTCTGCCCCTAGGGCCTGAGGGTCTGCAAGTTTACCTACAAGTTTTATTTCTGGCATAGTACCTTTTTTAAAAGCCTCTGCAAGCATTTTAGTAACTGTACTATTAACTTTATTAACAGTTATAGTACCTTCCCCTGTCCAACCCATAAACTTTTTACCAGTAGTTAATTTACCTGCCATATTTATATCTTCGAACTCACCTGTTACCTTTGCCTCAAACTTTGTAACGTGCAACCATTCTTCATCATTTACCCATACAGAACCAAAAGTACCTGCTATAACATTTTGAGAACGTAATTTTGCCATTTATTCTAACCCCTTTCTACATATTGACAATAAATAATAAATCTTCCATAGCATTTAAAAATTTAACATTAGCTTGTAAATAAACATTTGTTCTAAATGTGTTATTTTTAACTTCTATATCATTCCAGTTTTGAGCCTCTATCTTTCCGTTGCTTACCCATATTTCTCTTTGCTTTTCTGTATCTATATAAACTATGTTTTTATAGTTAGGGTCCAATACTTCTTCCCTAGCTAAATCTCTAAAATATGAATTAACTGCACTGATAAATAAAACTTGATTATCATAAGAGTTTTTGAACCTACCTAAATATACCTTTTTAAAGGTATTTATTATATCTTCATAAATTAAATCCATAGCCTCAACAATAGCAATATATTTCATATCTTCAGTATGATTTTTATCATTTGTTTGTAAAGAGTTTACACCTCGTGATATTCTAACACCATCATCATCATTAATAAGCACTAGCTTACCTTTTCCAATAGCCTCGTTTATTTTGTCTGTATCTCCTATTTCTTGTACATTTTTTAAATCAGTTAAAACAGTGTATGTAACAGACATATCCATTCTACAACCTGCCAATACACCTAAAAGTCTTCCTAAATATTCATAACCTACAACAGTTGTACCATCTGTTTTTGTTACACTTTTATTAGCAAAATTTACAATATGCATATCATCGGCTTCTGCCTTTTCTAAATCATAACAAATAGCCTTTAACCTTTTAGTCCTTGTTTTATTTTCTAGTTTTACAAAATCAGCTAATTTTTTTTGCTCTTCTTTCGTTTCACCTATATAAGCTATCCAGTTTATCTCTTTATTTATAAAAGGCTTTATATCATCAAATGCTTTTCCATTAGGTATTTTTATAACAAATAATTTTTTTATATTTGTTATAAATACATCTTCTATTATTTTGTAATTTTTATCTGTATATTCTTCTTTATTAACTTCTGTAAAACCATTATATTCTTTTATTATTTTACTTTCTTCTGTTTCTTCTACATCAGGTAATACTTCTATTTCCTCTTCTCTAGATTTTTCTTTTTTTGCTTTAGTTTTTAGGCTTGTATTATCCTTTATAATAAGACAAGCAACTCCTCTGCTACTTCTTACAACAGCAGTATTAGCAAGCCCTTGAAATATTACTTGTACATTTGGTAACCCTATTGACATTTTATCAACTCCTTTTATTTTATAATAATATCCTCCATATAGTCTAAATTTTCTTCTATATCTTTTATTAAATTCATTTCTATATCACAAGTTAAAGATACATAGTCATCTCCTATGTCTAAACTATCCTCATATATTTGAAAGGATATATCTTCCCCTACCCTTATAGGCTTTTCCAACAATATATTTTTTAGAATTTCCGAAACTCTAAAACATTCTGTTTGATTTTCTTTTTCATTTTCGCAAACATATATTATTTCTAAAACTATATATAAAGTATCTATTTTTGTACTCATTTTTTCTGTTTTTATACTATCTATTTTTATAAAAAAACAGGGTAGATTATACCCTGCATCTATATCTGTGCTATTAACATCAATATCTTCAAATTCAGACTTTATAGTATATGTTATAGCTTTTATTATACTAGCTATCATTACCAACTAAACCCTTTCTCTAATAAATCATCTACAAGATTTTCACAGTCTTTATAAAATTTATTAGCATAGTCTTTTTCAAATTTAGTTAATACTTTTTTACCTTTTGCTTTACCTATAACCTTGCCACCTTTACCTTTTTTACCACCTCTTACAACGTCGTGTCCGTCTTCTATTAAGTGGGCGTGTGGGGCATTACTATATACCCTTACACCCCAAGTGTTATTATCATCTTTATATACTTTACCTTTTTTTATTCTGCTATGATAATTACCTGTTTTCTTCTTAACTTTAGCTCTAGCAATTTTAAGAGTTATTTTTTTAGCTTTATTACCTTGTTTATTTAAAAACTTTTTTATCTCTTTAGATGTTTCTTCATCATCTGTTTTAAATAAATCATTAGTTAAATTAGTTACTTTAAATTCATAATCTGCCATTATTCAACTACCAACTTACATATAGCTTCTATTCGGTCCTTATTTTTAAAGTTTGGTACAAAATAATCTATATTATACCTTTGATTTTTATATATAAAATACATATCCCTTGTTAAATCTTTTATACTATTTTCTCTTAATGTGAATTTAAAAGTATATTCTGCCCTGTCTGTTTCTGCTACATAATTATCTACTTTAGTAGATGTAGGCATAATATTTACCCATACACTTTTAAACAAAGCATATTTATACTCTGTTTGACCTAAGTCATTAATAACTTTTTGCTTTTTGTATACTTCTACTTTTTTATCTAGCTTTTCTACTAACATATTAATCTTCCTTTAATAGTTGTAATTGTAAAATTAAGCCATTTATTATCTTATTTGTATGTATAGCCTTATCTATTAAATAACTTCTTCTTTCATATAAATCTGCACATATAGTATATAGTAAAACTTTAAAGCTAGGCTTATCCATATCAATATAACCAATAGCATTTTTAATATATTCTTTGCCAGCTAGTATTATTGTATTTAACAAAGAATCATCATCATCAAAATCTATTCTCAAGTAATTTTTAATTTCTTCTAATTCCTCTTGCATATATAATCATCTACCTTTTTTAATCTTGTTTTTTAGATGCTTTAGATATGTCAACTTCACCTTTTACTAATGCATCTTCATCTATTACTTGTACATCAAGTCTTTCTCTAACCTTAATACCAATCATATCTTTCTCCCAAAGCTCACCAGCTTCGCTTGACATTTCAATAAATAGTTTTTCATAATCAAAAAGTGTAATAAATTCTTTTAAGTTACCAACATAAAAAGGCACTTTATTTGCATTAGTTTTTATTTGTTTGTTAGAAAAAACAATAACAGGGTATTTACCAAACAATAAATAGTCAAATTTTTGTGTAATATCTGGTTGTAAAATATATTGTCCTCTTTCATCTTTTAATTTGTCTAACCAATTAAAACCGTCTTGATTAGTTATTATTTGTGTACCATTTAAAATAGCAGGGTCTAGTTTAGTATTAATTATATCTTTTAGGCTATCTATATTAGTAATAGCTACCTTTGAACCATCTTTTTTATCATCAATAGCTTTTAAAATAAGATTATTTCTTGTTGTGATACCTTTTTTAGCTATCCATTTAGTAATATAACCTTTAATAGATGAAAATGTAGCTTGATAAAACTCTTTTGTAGCTTTTAAAATACCCCCTAATTTTTTTAGTTTATATGATATTTTCACAAATTCTGGCTTTGGCATATCTGGAAATACTGCTTCTTCATCTACCGCCTCAAAGCCTACTGTATCTGCATTTTTTTCTATAACTCTACTACCTTCTGTTTTATCTACCTTTTCTACATTTACAAGATTTTCTAAAGACTTAGTTTCTCTTCTTAACTCTCTTACTTTTGTAGAAATATCTTGAGGTACAAGCACTCCTTCATCTTCTGTTGTTTTAAGTGCATTTAAAATATTGCTAGGTACTTCCCTTTTTAAAGCAGTATTTTTAATAGCACTTAAAAAGGCTTGCTCTTCTGTTATTTTTTCATTGTTTTGTATAGGCTCTTTATTTATTACACTGTTTTTAATATCTTCTTTATCCTCTTCTAAATCATATAAAATATCTAATTTATCTTGTAACATCACAAGCTCTTCTTTTGCTTTTCTTGCTTCTTCTACTTTATCATCTTTTATATAATTTTGTACCTCTTGTTTTTTAATCTTAATTCCGTCTAATAATTCTTTAATCTCTTTATTCATATTTTTCCTCCTAAAATATACTTATTTTTTCTAAATCATCTAATATTTTTTGTTTCTCTTCTTCTAAACTGTTGTCTGTAGCCTTGTTTTCTACACTTTTAACGCTTTCTGGTGTGTTTTTATAACTTCCAAAATAGCTTGATACACAAGCCACCATATCATTTTTTGCCGCTAAAACTTTTATCTGAAAATAGTTTGCTATCTCTCCTCCAACAAGCCACGTTTCATTGTCCATTAATTCTGAAATATCTTCTTGTGATGATATTGACTTATCATTAAGTTTAGCCATATATACACTTAAAATAGCTTTTTTACAGTTTTCTAAAGCATCTATTTGCTCTTGCAAGCCTTTAGCATTATAATAGCCACATATAGCAGTTAAAGGATTATGTATCATCATCATACTATTTTCATAAGCATAAATGTCATCTCCTACTAAAGCTATAACACTAGCTATGCTACCTGCTAAACCATCTATATATACAATTTTTCTACCCTTATAAGTTTTTAAAAGATTATATATAGCAAGACCACCAAAAACAGAACCACCACCACTATTAATGTGTATTTCTATATTTTCACTATTTTCTAAATCTTTCAAAAAATTTACAATGTCTTTAGGACAAATATCTTCTGTTTCTTCTTCACATTTAAAAAAGCTATCCATTAATATGTCTCCATATATGTATAGCTTATTATTTTCTAGTTCTAAAGAACCTACAATATTGTTATTTTCATTTTTAAAATTAAACTTTTTAATTTGTATCACCACCTTTTTTATATTGCTGACCTACTTGTTCTATTGGTATATAATTACCATTCATCATAAGCTTGTCTCCGTGTTCTACACCGTTTAAATCTAGCTTACGTCTTGCCTCATTTGGTGTATATATTCCATTATTTACAAGTTTAGACAACATTTCTGCTTGTGTAGAGCTGTCTGTTCTTAAAAGCACCTTTTCGTTAAATTTAAAGAAATAACCCTCTTTAAGCTCTCTACTTAGCAATAATTTATAGTTTATTTCATCTTCATATTGTTTTAAAATAAACTGTAATGTATCTACATAAAAACTAATTTGTTGTGCCTCCGAACTATTATAGCTAGACTTTGAATAGTCATTTATCATATCTGGCTTAACTCCAAAAGCACTAGCTATTTGTAGGGCAGTATATTTTCTTATTTCTAAAAACTGTGCATCGGTTAATTTTATATCCAATGGTTGTAGCCTCATACCTGCGGGTATTGGTATAACCTTACCTGCATTTTTTATACCACTTGAAAATTCTGTAAGTCTTTTTACGAGTTGTTTTTTGGCTTTTTCATCTATATCTGGATCTACTGTTAAAGATAATCTAGCCGATACCCCATTTTCATTAAGTTCATTTAAAAATTTTTGACTTGATAAATTTGTATTTACTGTATCTTTTAAAATTTCCCTTACAGGCTTACCTGTTATACCATCAAAAGTAGCACTTGTTTTAAAGTGTAACACCTCGTCTTGATTAAAATAATATACTTGCTTTGTTATCCAGTCGGTATATTGGTATATTAATGTTCCATTTTCCAAAACATACACGTTAACACTGTTACTATCCATTATCCAAAAGTCCTTAATTTTAACTTCTCCACCATATTTTTTAGGTGTATATTCTTGCCTTATCCATACATAAGCATTGCCATAATGGTTACGGTTATTTTCAATGGTTGCCCAAAACATAGTAGGTGTCATAAGGTCATTAGGCTTATATTTTAATTTAAAACTTACATCTGTATCATCTGCTATAAATATGCCTTTGTCTGTTTTTTGATATAATTTTAAAGGCATTTTAGCAAGTGTTTCAGACAATAATTTTAAACAAGTAAAGTATGTAACTTCTTTGTATAAATCTTTTTCACTGTGAAAAATTTTAAGCCAATTATCATCATTGATTGGGCTATCTCTTTTAAAATTTATATTTATAAATTTATTAAATACATTTTTTAAAATAGTTTCACCTCCCTTTCAAATAGTTTAACAAAAAAATTTTACACACAAACTAAAAGTTTAACTGTTGAACACTTGTGTTTAATCTATTTTTAAAGAATTTGTTAAATGCCTTACTCCAAAAAATCATCTATTATAGCTAAGTAATCATCTATGTAATTTCCTCTGTCGTCTGTATGATAATAAGCTAATTTAAATGCACATAGTGTTGCGTCCACAGGGTCAACCCTACTTGTGCTTTTATCTTTGTCTATTTTAATAAAACCATTATTAGTTTTTATAATAGCATTAGCCATTGCATAGTTTAATACAGGGTTATATTCGCAAATAATATTACCACTGTATACCTCTTCTCTAAAGCCACTTGTACTTTCGTTTAATGATTTATGACTTTGATATACTTCTTCTACTGTGTAGCCTTTTTCACTACACTCAAGCATTAATTTAGATGCATTATGCATATCAAAACAAAAACATTCTATATTTAACCCTTTTTTGTTACAAAAATCTTCTACATATTTAAGTACAACATTTTGGTCAACTACAGGTGTATTAGTAATGGTAATGTATCCTCTTTCTACCCATAAATCGTAAGGTTGCTTGTCTTTTATAATTCTTTCCCTTAATTTTTCTACATTTGGTATAAATGAGTGGCTAAAAAGTATATATTTTTTTATTTTATCAATAGTTATAGGTATAATAAAACTAACTGATGTTAAATCTATTTTTGCCGACATATCAAAGCCTACATATACAGATTTATTATTAATATCCATGTCTATATAATCTACTGTACACGCTTTCCATTTAGCCATATTAATATAGCTATTTTCTCCAGCTTGCACCCACATATCTAAACATTTTGTTTTAAACACGTTCATTTTTTCTGGCATATCTTTAGCTACTTTGAAAAAAGCCTCTAAATCTTCCCTTCCTTTTTCATAACTACATCTTATAGGGTTTGCCTTTTCCCATATTTTAGGGTCTGTTATATCATCATCTATGTCTATGTCCAGTATATCGACAAAATACATGTCGTTTTGGGAAACTTCTTCTAAAACCTCAACACAATATTTAAATTCTTGAGTATAACAAGGCGAATTTAGGTCTACACCCGCCGTTGTTATTATCATACATATACCCTCTTTTACATTGGAACCTAAAAACAAGTCATAAAATTCTGTTGTAGGGTGTTGGTGGTATTCATCTATAACAAGTATAGCAGGATTTGTTCCATCTCCTTTTTTACCATCTTCTTTATTAAGTGCTCTTAAAAAACTACCTGTCTTTTTGTGTGTTATCTCTGCTTTTGTTATATTAAACCTTGTAGCTAAAGGACTGCCTCTTAATAGATTAATACACTCATTAAATATAATTTTAGATTGTTCTTTTTTAACACCTGCACAGTAGCATTCATACAACTCTTCATTTTTAGTGCTTTGAGTAGACATTTCATATAGTATACAACCTGCCTCCATTTGAGACTTTGCATTTTTACGTCCAACCATTATAAATGCATTTTTAAAGCGTTTATATCCTGTTTTTATATCTCTCCAACCATATATTTGACATAAATTAAATTTTTGCCATGCGGTTAGCTCAATAGGTTGTCCCGAAAGTATGCCTTTACTGTGTCTTAAATAGCTAAACCATTTAACTATTTTCTCTGCCTCTTCTTCGTCCCAATAAAAAAAGAAAGTATCATCACTTTCTATCCTATCAATATCTTTTAAAAATCTTTTACAAGCTAATTTATGCTTATATCCACTAACTATAACTCCATTAATACAGTCATTTGCATATTGTATAAGTTCATCAAGTATTTTTTTAGGTTTCTTTTTAGATATCTCCAAACACTTCATCTATACATTGCCTTTCTTTAGTTGTTTTTTGAACTGCTAACTTAAGCCTACTATCAATAGTTAGTCCACATAAACTTGCAAATCTTCTCATTTCGTCTGCATATTGTTTTTGTATTTTTATAAGTGGGTTTTCTACCATAGTATACGAACCATTTGGAAGTTGCTTTTTTATAGTTAAAACTCCACTTTCAACTATCTCACGAGTAGCTCTTATATAAAAAGAGTAGGCATTACAGTATCCAGCTATATTATTAATATCAAGATTTCCTATTACTTCTAAATTATTAAAATTTTTTATTATGCGTTTAAACTCTTTTTTTGCAATATTGTCTATAAGCCAACTAGGGGGCTTTTTTAAATCTTCTCGCCCAACTATTATAAGATTTTCTTGTTCTTCTTTTTCTTCAATTTCTTCTTTTGTAAGATGTTTAACCTGCATACTTGATAATTTTCTAGGTCTACCTATATAACCAACCTCCTTTTATATATTTTTACCGACTTTTTTTTGAGTATTGGGAATTTTGCGTACAGAAAAGGGGGAGTGCGGTCTACCATTTTTACCTTATATTTTATTTATACCCCCTATCCTATTTAAAATCCATATTAAACCTTTTTATAAGATTAAATAATAATTGCTGTACCTTTTGCTTATCTTCAGTCCCTTTTTTCATTAAATTATGTATCTTTCTATGATTTTTCTCAGTTAAATAAATTAAATTAGATAAAGATAACCTTTTACTAAAGTCTTCATCTAAAGCTACTATATGATGTACAACCTGTCCTTTCTCAATTTTACCTAAAACATAATAACTGTATATATCTAAAT containing:
- a CDS encoding head maturation protease, ClpP-related, with translation MIQIKKFNFKNENNNIVGSLELENNKLYIYGDILMDSFFKCEEETEDICPKDIVNFLKDLENSENIEIHINSGGGSVFGGLAIYNLLKTYKGRKIVYIDGLAGSIASVIALVGDDIYAYENSMMMIHNPLTAICGYYNAKGLQEQIDALENCKKAILSVYMAKLNDKSISSQEDISELMDNETWLVGGEIANYFQIKVLAAKNDMVACVSSYFGSYKNTPESVKSVENKATDNSLEEEKQKILDDLEKISIF
- a CDS encoding terminase large subunit, producing MKCLEISKKKPKKILDELIQYANDCINGVIVSGYKHKLACKRFLKDIDRIESDDTFFFYWDEEEAEKIVKWFSYLRHSKGILSGQPIELTAWQKFNLCQIYGWRDIKTGYKRFKNAFIMVGRKNAKSQMEAGCILYEMSTQSTKNEELYECYCAGVKKEQSKIIFNECINLLRGSPLATRFNITKAEITHKKTGSFLRALNKEDGKKGDGTNPAILVIDEYHQHPTTEFYDLFLGSNVKEGICMIITTAGVDLNSPCYTQEFKYCVEVLEEVSQNDMYFVDILDIDIDDDITDPKIWEKANPIRCSYEKGREDLEAFFKVAKDMPEKMNVFKTKCLDMWVQAGENSYINMAKWKACTVDYIDMDINNKSVYVGFDMSAKIDLTSVSFIIPITIDKIKKYILFSHSFIPNVEKLRERIIKDKQPYDLWVERGYITITNTPVVDQNVVLKYVEDFCNKKGLNIECFCFDMHNASKLMLECSEKGYTVEEVYQSHKSLNESTSGFREEVYSGNIICEYNPVLNYAMANAIIKTNNGFIKIDKDKSTSRVDPVDATLCAFKLAYYHTDDRGNYIDDYLAIIDDFLE
- a CDS encoding phage portal protein, whose amino-acid sequence is MSETLAKMPLKLYQKTDKGIFIADDTDVSFKLKYKPNDLMTPTMFWATIENNRNHYGNAYVWIRQEYTPKKYGGEVKIKDFWIMDSNSVNVYVLENGTLIYQYTDWITKQVYYFNQDEVLHFKTSATFDGITGKPVREILKDTVNTNLSSQKFLNELNENGVSARLSLTVDPDIDEKAKKQLVKRLTEFSSGIKNAGKVIPIPAGMRLQPLDIKLTDAQFLEIRKYTALQIASAFGVKPDMINDYSKSSYNSSEAQQISFYVDTLQFILKQYEDEINYKLLLSRELKEGYFFKFNEKVLLRTDSSTQAEMLSKLVNNGIYTPNEARRKLDLNGVEHGDKLMMNGNYIPIEQVGQQYKKGGDTN
- a CDS encoding phage terminase small subunit P27 family gives rise to the protein MQVKHLTKEEIEEKEEQENLIIVGREDLKKPPSWLIDNIAKKEFKRIIKNFNNLEVIGNLDINNIAGYCNAYSFYIRATREIVESGVLTIKKQLPNGSYTMVENPLIKIQKQYADEMRRFASLCGLTIDSRLKLAVQKTTKERQCIDEVFGDI
- a CDS encoding HNH endonuclease, which produces MIYKRCTICSARLEYNTICSCKAKYKTNSDNYKNDKEKKFYKSKDWQDTTNIIKNKFNYLDIYSYYVLGKIEKGQVVHHIVALDEDFSKRLSLSNLIYLTEKNHRKIHNLMKKGTEDKQKVQQLLFNLIKRFNMDFK